Proteins encoded together in one Thermomonospora curvata DSM 43183 window:
- a CDS encoding MCE family protein, whose protein sequence is MADVPSQIRGRSTLLIKLIVYVAVTGLLTAFIGAQIAKVSLSGGWSLSATFDDASGLARGDQVKIAGAPVGRVDEVKVVDGKARVKMTVRDSVKIPADSTAAIRWRDAMGQRVVYLIPGSSTTMMRPGAHISRTKSVVDGGELVNQLVPLTESLSGEQVNRLLVSLAQAVDGNAADIDRLIGDIELLSATLSRRRESLKQMIDDYATVSEIIARRDKQIASVVDDLVTLSEAFTDNRKLIDDTLVELAAMARTSDAVLARNTAQLEQVIAKLAVFSSGVRRNYRSVQQVMELTKPKLERIFAAADNGEYLEVAIPCLTLVAPPCPYPTRLPGPREGVGKVDTLPKLQRLMVGGGD, encoded by the coding sequence ATGGCCGACGTTCCCTCCCAGATCCGCGGACGTTCCACGCTGCTGATCAAGCTGATCGTCTATGTGGCGGTGACCGGGCTGCTCACCGCGTTCATCGGCGCCCAGATCGCCAAGGTGAGCCTGTCGGGCGGCTGGTCGCTGAGCGCCACCTTCGACGACGCCAGCGGGCTGGCCCGGGGCGACCAGGTGAAGATCGCCGGCGCCCCGGTGGGCCGGGTCGACGAAGTGAAGGTCGTCGACGGCAAGGCCCGGGTGAAGATGACCGTGCGGGACTCGGTCAAGATCCCCGCCGACAGCACCGCGGCGATCCGCTGGCGGGACGCCATGGGCCAGCGGGTGGTGTACCTGATCCCCGGCAGCAGCACGACCATGATGCGGCCCGGGGCGCACATCAGCCGCACCAAGTCGGTGGTGGACGGCGGGGAGCTGGTCAACCAGCTCGTCCCGCTCACCGAAAGCCTGAGCGGCGAGCAGGTCAACCGACTGCTGGTCTCGCTGGCCCAGGCGGTGGACGGCAACGCCGCCGACATCGACCGGCTGATCGGCGACATCGAGCTGCTGTCGGCCACGCTGAGCCGGCGGCGCGAGTCGCTCAAGCAGATGATCGACGACTACGCCACCGTCAGCGAGATCATCGCCCGCCGCGACAAGCAGATCGCCTCCGTCGTGGACGACCTGGTCACCCTCAGCGAGGCGTTCACCGACAACCGCAAGCTGATCGACGACACGCTGGTGGAGCTGGCCGCCATGGCGCGCACCTCCGATGCGGTGCTGGCCCGCAACACCGCGCAGCTGGAGCAGGTCATCGCCAAGCTGGCGGTCTTCTCCTCGGGCGTGCGCCGCAACTACCGCAGCGTCCAGCAGGTCATGGAGCTGACCAAGCCGAAGCTGGAGCGCATCTTCGCGGCCGCCGACAACGGCGAGTACCTGGAGGTCGCCATTCCCTGCCTGACGCTGGTGGCGCCTCCCTGCCCCTACCCCACCCGGCTGCCCGGCCCGCGCGAGGGCGTGGGCAAGGTCGACACCTTGCCGAAGCTGCAGCGGCTGATGGTCGGAGGAGGCGACTGA
- a CDS encoding phenol 2-monooxygenase, with product MQYELRTQVIEPVRATYTPLVERRGDRPASRYEEGTVDLQATEHFHYRPLWDPAHELYDPGYSVLKLTDPYSFADPRQYYYAPYVTARAQMFDAFSRTLDYIDDHGLFGRMAQEWRDLMIAALLPIRHYEGGAQLISAEGARFAYGTSVEQCLSYAAFDRIGNAQMLSRVGLALGEGDTGPLTEARQSWLERAELQPLRRYVEELLVERDWAVSAFALDLADRLLYPLLYRHLDNAALAAGQSALSLVAQHLHAWFTDHRKWVDALVAAWTGDSEHGAANTEALAAIVRRRLPQAVSAVANLAAAADAAVDTGARAAAEEQAERLRADLAAAGIPTQHKEQA from the coding sequence GTGCAGTATGAACTGCGGACCCAGGTGATCGAACCGGTCCGAGCGACCTACACCCCTCTGGTGGAGCGACGCGGCGACCGGCCCGCCTCCCGCTACGAGGAGGGCACGGTCGATCTGCAGGCGACCGAGCACTTCCACTACCGGCCGCTGTGGGACCCCGCCCACGAGCTGTACGACCCGGGCTACTCGGTGCTCAAGCTCACCGACCCCTACTCCTTCGCCGACCCCCGGCAGTACTACTACGCGCCCTACGTCACCGCCCGGGCCCAGATGTTCGACGCCTTCAGCCGCACCCTCGACTACATCGACGACCACGGGCTGTTCGGCCGGATGGCGCAGGAGTGGCGGGACCTGATGATCGCGGCGCTGCTGCCGATACGGCACTACGAGGGCGGGGCCCAGCTGATCTCCGCCGAGGGCGCCCGCTTCGCCTACGGCACCAGCGTGGAGCAGTGCCTGTCGTACGCCGCCTTCGACCGGATCGGCAACGCCCAGATGCTCAGCCGCGTCGGGCTGGCGCTCGGCGAGGGGGACACCGGCCCGCTGACCGAGGCCCGCCAAAGCTGGCTGGAGCGGGCCGAGCTGCAGCCGCTGCGCCGCTACGTGGAAGAGCTGCTGGTGGAGCGGGACTGGGCGGTCAGCGCGTTCGCCCTGGACCTGGCCGACCGGCTGCTGTACCCGCTGCTGTACCGGCACCTGGACAACGCCGCACTGGCCGCCGGGCAGAGCGCGCTGAGCCTGGTGGCCCAGCACCTGCACGCCTGGTTCACCGATCACCGCAAGTGGGTGGACGCCCTGGTGGCCGCCTGGACCGGCGACAGCGAACACGGCGCCGCCAACACCGAGGCGCTGGCCGCCATCGTCCGTCGCCGCCTGCCGCAGGCGGTGTCGGCCGTGGCGAACCTGGCCGCCGCCGCCGACGCGGCCGTCGACACCGGCGCCCGGGCCGCCGCCGAGGAACAGGCCGAGCGGCTGCGCGCGGACCTGGCCGCCGCCGGCATCCCCACCCAGCACAAGGAGCAGGCATGA
- a CDS encoding MCE family protein: MNGEMSLRRKLVITAITLATAAALLHVLLARPFADPGTRLVAEFGRAGQGLGDNAPVKIRGMDVGKVTKVELTAAGRVRVTMHIDRKVRVPDTVTAAIEPTSVFGPKFVNLKPGPHEHSGPFLASGATITRTADPRDLSDLLGDAGATLAAVDPDEVATIINTLAQGLDGQGRKLRQTIDSTGVLLNVAHRNRGNARRFLADGADLAETAAASGGDLLTIVSDANTLISETAAGGEDRVGRFADGLSQVSALAAGGFDRRSGQLGEGFRSGERAVAILYSQLGLLGDGVRAANQILPAYGELTSVPGVGGKNYLNAHGWLPGSPCELIIGLCGRGGR; encoded by the coding sequence ATGAACGGCGAGATGTCGCTGCGCCGCAAACTGGTGATCACCGCGATCACCCTCGCCACCGCCGCGGCGCTGCTGCACGTACTACTGGCCCGGCCCTTCGCCGACCCGGGGACGCGCCTGGTGGCCGAGTTCGGACGGGCCGGGCAGGGGCTCGGCGACAACGCCCCGGTGAAGATCCGCGGCATGGACGTCGGGAAGGTCACCAAGGTCGAGCTGACCGCCGCCGGCCGGGTCCGGGTCACCATGCACATCGACCGCAAGGTGCGGGTGCCCGACACGGTCACCGCCGCCATCGAGCCCACCTCGGTGTTCGGGCCCAAATTCGTCAACCTCAAGCCCGGACCGCACGAACACAGCGGGCCGTTCCTGGCCTCCGGCGCCACCATCACCCGCACCGCCGACCCGCGCGACCTGTCGGACCTGCTGGGGGACGCAGGCGCCACGCTGGCCGCCGTGGACCCCGACGAGGTCGCCACCATCATCAACACGCTGGCCCAGGGCCTGGACGGGCAGGGCCGCAAACTGCGCCAGACCATCGACTCCACCGGCGTGCTGCTGAACGTGGCCCACCGCAACCGCGGCAACGCCCGCCGCTTCCTGGCCGACGGCGCCGACCTGGCCGAGACCGCGGCCGCCTCCGGCGGCGACCTGCTGACCATCGTCTCCGACGCCAACACCCTGATCAGCGAGACCGCCGCCGGCGGGGAGGACCGGGTGGGCCGCTTCGCCGACGGGCTGTCGCAGGTATCGGCGCTGGCCGCGGGCGGGTTCGACCGGCGCAGCGGGCAGCTCGGCGAGGGGTTCCGCTCCGGCGAGCGGGCGGTGGCGATCCTGTACTCCCAGCTCGGCCTGCTCGGCGACGGGGTGCGCGCCGCCAACCAGATCCTGCCCGCCTACGGCGAGCTGACCAGCGTGCCCGGGGTGGGCGGCAAGAACTACCTGAACGCGCACGGCTGGCTGCCCGGCAGCCCGTGTGAGCTGATCATCGGGCTGTGCGGCCGGGGAGGACGGTGA
- a CDS encoding 2Fe-2S iron-sulfur cluster-binding protein, with protein MAEVTVRPAGIRLALRPGETILAGLHRAGYTYRIGCRRGGCGICKAEVVDGEVTHRGAVADEALPPEPECLTCRAVPVSDVVIHLPDDARLRCVAPLLAGIAGVSTTPPSTKGER; from the coding sequence ATGGCCGAGGTCACCGTACGGCCGGCCGGCATCCGGCTGGCCCTGCGACCCGGAGAGACCATCCTGGCCGGCCTGCACCGGGCGGGCTACACCTACCGGATCGGCTGCCGGCGCGGCGGCTGCGGAATCTGCAAGGCCGAGGTCGTCGACGGCGAGGTGACCCACCGGGGAGCCGTCGCCGACGAGGCCCTGCCGCCCGAGCCGGAATGCCTGACCTGCCGGGCCGTCCCGGTCAGCGACGTGGTCATCCACCTGCCGGACGACGCGCGCCTGCGCTGCGTCGCCCCCCTGCTCGCCGGTATCGCCGGCGTTTCCACCACCCCCCCTTCCACCAAAGGAGAGCGCTGA
- a CDS encoding cold-shock protein, which yields MAQGTVKWFNPDKGFGFISPDDGSADIFVHHSAIQMRGFRTLVEEQRVEYTAVQGPKGLQADVVRAL from the coding sequence ATGGCTCAGGGAACCGTGAAGTGGTTCAACCCCGACAAGGGGTTCGGCTTCATCTCCCCCGATGACGGCTCCGCCGACATCTTCGTCCACCACTCGGCCATCCAGATGCGCGGCTTCCGCACCCTGGTGGAGGAACAGCGCGTCGAGTACACCGCCGTGCAGGGCCCCAAGGGGCTGCAGGCCGACGTGGTCCGCGCGCTCTGA
- a CDS encoding ABC transporter permease: MSGIITPTRAVRGGARMASTAVHRTADLAGWPVFILRVIVHIAVDLIWRRKYGKVVARQVSDVVVGAGATVVGGGMVFVIFTMSFFVGTEIGLQGYTGLRSIGAESFMGLVGSFANVREITPVIAAVALAAQCGSAFTAELGAMRISEEIDALEVMGISSFTYLVCTRVLAALIALVPLYLIALFASFFSTRLITTQFFGLAPGVYDYYFQLYLPMIDLVYSSIKVAVFAFAVIAIHCYYGYYATGGPAGVGRATGRAIRLSIIVIVTLNLLLSYLFWGNGETVRLTG, encoded by the coding sequence ATGAGCGGAATCATCACCCCCACCCGCGCCGTGCGCGGCGGTGCGCGGATGGCGAGCACCGCGGTGCACCGGACGGCGGACCTGGCCGGCTGGCCGGTGTTCATCCTCCGGGTGATCGTCCACATCGCCGTCGACCTGATCTGGCGCCGCAAATACGGCAAGGTCGTCGCCCGTCAGGTCAGCGACGTGGTGGTGGGCGCCGGGGCCACCGTGGTCGGCGGCGGCATGGTCTTCGTGATCTTCACCATGTCGTTCTTCGTCGGCACCGAGATCGGGCTGCAGGGCTACACCGGGCTGCGCTCCATCGGCGCCGAGTCGTTCATGGGGCTGGTCGGCTCGTTCGCCAACGTCCGCGAGATCACCCCGGTGATCGCCGCGGTGGCGCTGGCCGCCCAGTGCGGCTCGGCCTTCACCGCCGAGCTGGGCGCCATGCGCATCTCCGAGGAGATCGACGCCCTGGAGGTGATGGGCATCAGCTCCTTCACCTACCTGGTGTGCACCCGGGTGCTGGCGGCGCTGATCGCGCTGGTGCCGCTGTACCTGATCGCGCTGTTCGCCAGCTTCTTTTCCACCCGGCTGATCACCACCCAGTTCTTCGGCCTGGCGCCGGGCGTCTACGACTACTACTTCCAGCTGTACCTGCCGATGATCGACCTGGTCTACAGCTCCATCAAGGTGGCGGTGTTCGCCTTCGCGGTGATCGCCATCCACTGCTACTACGGCTACTACGCCACCGGCGGGCCGGCGGGCGTGGGCCGGGCCACGGGGCGGGCCATCCGGCTGTCGATCATCGTCATCGTCACCTTGAACCTGCTGCTGTCCTACCTGTTCTGGGGCAACGGCGAGACGGTGAGGTTGACCGGATGA
- a CDS encoding YHS domain-containing protein gives MAKRLPLKQRYAALTRDVHWEPTYVPAEEVFPYTRFEGIKIHDWSQWEDPFRLTVDAYHKYQAEKDRRLYAVLDGFAQSQGHLSLSDARYLNSMKLFLQGVTPLEYQAHRHFAFLARYLDGAGPRFAALCQSIDELRHAQTQIHTLSGYNRYYSGFHSFAKMHDRVWYLSVPKSFFDDALSAGPFEFLIAISFSFEYLLTNLLFVPFMSGASFNGDLPSMTFGFSAQSDESRHMTLGLEAIKFLLEQDEGNVPIIQDWIDKWFWRGYRLASLVAAMMDYMLPRKVMSWKEAFELYFEEQMLGGLFPDLAYYGIQPPRHVGQAVEEKELISHQVYWVLYQFSFAAAFTTTVPEPEEMRWLSEQYPKTFDRYYAPLWERARKIQQEGGRFFFQGLPQLCQVCQIPMTFTEPGDPTRICQRHSIYRGERFDFCSDGCKWIFDREPEKYVQAWLPVHQIHQGNCGGPTVPEVLEWYGITDGDNGEYLGSRDHDNWLRWHATAGAKG, from the coding sequence ATGGCGAAACGACTTCCGCTCAAGCAGCGCTATGCGGCGCTGACCCGCGACGTGCACTGGGAGCCCACCTACGTCCCCGCCGAGGAGGTCTTCCCCTACACCCGGTTCGAGGGCATCAAGATCCACGACTGGTCGCAGTGGGAGGACCCGTTCCGCCTCACCGTGGACGCCTACCACAAGTACCAGGCGGAAAAGGACCGGCGGCTGTATGCGGTGCTGGACGGCTTCGCCCAGAGCCAGGGCCACCTGAGCCTGTCGGACGCCCGCTACCTGAACTCGATGAAGCTCTTCCTGCAGGGCGTGACCCCGCTGGAGTACCAGGCGCACCGGCACTTCGCCTTCCTGGCCCGCTACCTGGACGGGGCAGGTCCCCGGTTCGCCGCCCTGTGCCAGAGCATCGACGAGCTGCGGCACGCGCAGACCCAGATCCACACGCTGTCGGGCTACAACCGGTACTACTCCGGTTTCCACAGCTTCGCCAAGATGCACGACCGGGTCTGGTACCTGTCGGTGCCCAAGTCGTTCTTTGACGACGCGCTGTCGGCCGGCCCGTTCGAATTCCTCATCGCGATCTCCTTCAGCTTCGAGTACCTGCTGACCAACCTGCTGTTCGTGCCGTTCATGAGCGGCGCCAGCTTCAACGGCGACCTGCCCTCGATGACCTTCGGCTTCTCGGCGCAAAGCGATGAGAGCCGGCACATGACGCTGGGCCTGGAGGCCATCAAGTTCCTGCTGGAGCAGGACGAGGGCAACGTGCCGATCATCCAGGACTGGATCGACAAGTGGTTCTGGCGGGGGTACCGGCTGGCCTCGCTGGTCGCCGCGATGATGGACTACATGCTCCCCCGGAAGGTGATGAGCTGGAAGGAGGCCTTCGAGCTCTACTTCGAGGAGCAGATGCTCGGCGGGCTCTTCCCCGACCTGGCCTACTACGGGATCCAGCCGCCCCGGCACGTCGGGCAGGCCGTGGAGGAAAAGGAGCTCATCTCCCACCAGGTCTACTGGGTGCTCTACCAGTTCTCCTTCGCCGCCGCCTTCACCACCACCGTGCCCGAGCCGGAAGAGATGCGGTGGCTGTCGGAGCAGTACCCCAAGACCTTCGACCGCTACTACGCCCCGCTGTGGGAGCGGGCCCGCAAGATCCAGCAGGAGGGCGGCCGGTTCTTCTTCCAGGGTCTGCCGCAACTGTGCCAGGTGTGCCAGATCCCGATGACCTTCACCGAGCCGGGCGACCCGACCCGCATCTGCCAGCGGCACAGCATCTACCGCGGGGAGCGCTTCGACTTCTGCTCCGACGGCTGCAAGTGGATCTTCGACCGGGAGCCGGAGAAGTACGTGCAGGCCTGGCTGCCGGTGCACCAGATCCACCAGGGCAACTGCGGGGGCCCCACCGTGCCGGAGGTGCTGGAGTGGTACGGCATCACCGACGGTGACAACGGCGAGTACCTCGGCTCCCGGGACCACGACAACTGGCTGCGGTGGCACGCCACTGCCGGAGCGAAGGGCTGA
- a CDS encoding MlaD family protein, with product MALKSFRDRNRIAVGLVSAGTLIALVVSVYLIGTEGLLLRRYTMSGVFADSGGLRAGDQVRVAGVDVGEVTEVKPDYDNGRVIVTWKVDSDVDLGVGTRAEIKVSNVLGGRYLRLSGPVGPRRMADLPEERRRIPIERTSVPHTVNDMLKSSTEAINKLDTKSIRTIVEELGGIGERDRDRLSRALTNLTELAETVNESSPRIRELLDNGERLVHLARTKEQQLIALMNNVRALLEELRLRRAELSAFLGGGNATVNAMTTLIDRQQAKLTQIMEDLQVTLAGLRPANDELNELLAWAGPTLGGLAAAGSKGPWIELLATGLGPISPKDLGDLARRLPRQQGGTR from the coding sequence ATGGCGCTGAAATCCTTCCGCGACCGCAACCGGATCGCCGTCGGGCTGGTGTCCGCCGGCACCCTCATCGCCCTGGTGGTGTCGGTGTACCTGATCGGCACCGAGGGCCTGCTGCTGCGCCGGTACACCATGTCGGGGGTGTTCGCCGACAGCGGCGGGCTGCGCGCCGGCGACCAGGTGCGGGTCGCCGGGGTGGACGTCGGCGAGGTCACCGAGGTCAAACCCGACTATGACAACGGCCGGGTGATCGTGACCTGGAAGGTCGACTCCGACGTGGACCTGGGGGTGGGCACCCGCGCCGAGATCAAGGTCTCCAACGTGCTGGGCGGCCGGTACCTGCGCCTGTCGGGCCCGGTGGGTCCCAGGCGCATGGCCGACCTGCCCGAGGAGCGGCGGCGCATCCCCATCGAGCGGACCTCGGTGCCCCACACCGTCAACGACATGCTCAAAAGCTCCACCGAGGCGATCAACAAGCTGGACACCAAGAGCATCCGCACCATCGTCGAGGAGCTGGGCGGCATCGGCGAACGCGACCGCGACCGGCTGTCACGGGCGCTGACCAACCTGACCGAGCTGGCCGAGACCGTCAACGAAAGCAGTCCCCGCATCCGCGAGCTGCTGGACAACGGCGAACGCCTGGTGCACCTGGCCCGCACCAAGGAGCAGCAGCTCATCGCGCTGATGAACAACGTGCGGGCGCTGCTGGAGGAGCTGCGGCTGCGCCGCGCCGAGCTGTCGGCCTTCCTGGGCGGCGGCAACGCCACCGTCAACGCCATGACCACGCTGATCGACCGGCAGCAGGCCAAGCTCACCCAGATCATGGAGGACCTGCAGGTCACGCTGGCGGGCCTGCGGCCCGCCAACGACGAGCTCAACGAGCTGCTGGCCTGGGCCGGGCCCACCCTCGGCGGGCTGGCCGCCGCCGGCAGCAAGGGCCCGTGGATCGAGCTGCTGGCCACCGGGCTCGGCCCGATCTCCCCCAAGGACCTGGGCGACCTGGCCCGCCGGCTGCCCCGGCAGCAGGGAGGCACCCGATGA
- a CDS encoding DEAD/DEAH box helicase → MTITTTGETTGFADLQLRPELLTALAGLGYEEPTPIQREAIPHLLAGRDLLGQAATGTGKTAAFALPILHRTPRPADEPDPGALVLVPTRELAVQVADAFHRYGREMGVRVLPVYGGAPIGRQIQVLKRGVDVVVATPGRALDLIDRDVLRLARLRTVVLDEADEMLDMGFAEDIEAILAQTPPQRQTVLFSATVPPRIDGIARRHLREPVRIEIARPEREVGRPPLVRQRAYVVDRAHKPAALGRLLDVEAPTAAIVFCRTRDQVDELTEMLNGRGYRAEALHGGMSQDQRDRVMGRLRAGTAELLIATDVAARGIDVEHLTHVVNYHVPSDPDSYVHRIGRVGRAGREGVAFTLAEPREHRMLKSIERATGHKITIEKIPTVADLRARRLELTRAALRESLLTDDLEPYRVVVETLSDEFDVMEVAMAAVKLAQEAGGAAGDEEEIPEVAHRPPREGRDGGPRRERRAAGPPPEGMTRLFLGVGRRAGVRPQDLVGAIAGESSLRGRDIGAIEIADRFSLVEVPEHAADEVIDALRRTTIKGRKTIVRRERQNPGQRRPR, encoded by the coding sequence ATGACCATCACGACGACCGGCGAGACCACCGGTTTCGCCGATCTGCAGTTGCGGCCCGAGCTGCTGACGGCGCTGGCGGGCCTGGGATACGAAGAGCCCACCCCCATCCAGCGCGAGGCGATCCCGCACCTGCTGGCCGGGCGCGACCTGCTCGGCCAGGCCGCCACCGGCACCGGCAAGACGGCCGCCTTCGCACTGCCGATCCTGCACCGCACCCCCCGGCCCGCTGACGAACCCGACCCCGGCGCGCTGGTCCTCGTCCCCACCCGCGAGCTGGCCGTGCAGGTCGCCGACGCCTTCCACCGCTACGGACGCGAAATGGGCGTGCGGGTGCTGCCGGTCTACGGCGGCGCCCCCATCGGACGGCAGATCCAGGTGCTCAAGCGCGGCGTGGACGTGGTGGTCGCCACCCCCGGACGGGCCCTGGACCTCATCGACCGCGACGTGCTGCGCCTGGCGCGGCTGCGCACCGTGGTGCTGGACGAGGCCGACGAGATGCTCGACATGGGCTTCGCCGAGGACATCGAGGCCATCCTCGCCCAGACCCCGCCCCAGCGGCAGACGGTGCTGTTCTCGGCCACCGTCCCGCCCCGCATCGACGGCATCGCCCGCCGCCACCTGCGCGAGCCCGTCCGCATCGAGATAGCGCGCCCCGAACGCGAGGTCGGCCGGCCCCCGCTGGTGCGCCAGCGCGCCTACGTGGTGGACCGCGCCCACAAGCCCGCCGCCCTCGGCCGGCTGCTGGACGTGGAGGCCCCCACCGCCGCCATCGTCTTCTGCCGCACCCGCGACCAGGTCGATGAGCTGACCGAGATGCTCAACGGCCGCGGCTACCGCGCCGAGGCCCTGCACGGCGGGATGAGCCAGGACCAGCGCGACCGGGTCATGGGCCGGCTGCGCGCCGGGACCGCCGAACTGCTCATCGCCACCGACGTGGCCGCCCGCGGCATCGACGTCGAACACCTGACCCACGTGGTCAACTACCACGTCCCCTCCGACCCGGACTCCTACGTGCACCGCATCGGCCGGGTCGGCCGGGCCGGACGCGAGGGCGTGGCCTTCACGCTGGCCGAGCCCCGCGAGCACCGCATGCTCAAGTCGATCGAACGCGCCACCGGCCACAAGATCACCATCGAGAAGATCCCCACCGTCGCCGACCTGCGCGCCCGCCGCCTGGAACTGACCCGCGCCGCGCTGCGCGAGAGCCTGCTGACCGACGACCTGGAGCCCTACCGGGTCGTGGTGGAGACCCTCAGCGACGAGTTCGACGTCATGGAGGTCGCCATGGCCGCCGTCAAGCTGGCCCAGGAAGCCGGCGGCGCGGCCGGTGACGAGGAGGAGATCCCCGAGGTCGCCCACCGCCCGCCCCGGGAGGGCCGCGACGGCGGCCCGCGCCGCGAGCGGCGCGCGGCGGGCCCGCCGCCGGAGGGCATGACCCGGCTGTTTCTGGGCGTCGGCCGGCGCGCCGGGGTCCGCCCGCAGGATCTGGTCGGCGCGATCGCCGGCGAGTCCAGCCTGCGCGGCCGCGACATCGGCGCCATCGAGATCGCCGACCGCTTCTCCCTGGTGGAGGTCCCCGAGCACGCCGCCGACGAGGTCATCGACGCGCTGCGCCGCACCACCATCAAGGGCCGCAAGACCATCGTCCGCCGCGAACGGCAGAACCCAGGTCAGCGCAGGCCCCGGTAG
- a CDS encoding MlaE family ABC transporter permease has protein sequence MVMAQVPVRIHGLLNQVGELFVVALEGLRRTWDVRTWFWEFVEQCWFLARVTSIPVILVALPLGATVALQVGQVAAQLGAQSATGGAVIVGLVREVAPIAAAMIIAGAGGSAMTADMGTRRIRDELDAMEVMAINPIHRLVTPRLWAASLISTLLVSLVVLSGAAGGFVFNVLLQDVTPGAYFDGATSLLQTSDLVVTLLKAWLFGMIAGIVACYMGMNCASTPVGVGRAVNQAIVVAFLLVFALNYVITTVYFIAYPPKIG, from the coding sequence ATGGTCATGGCACAGGTCCCGGTACGGATCCACGGGCTGCTCAACCAGGTCGGCGAGCTGTTCGTGGTCGCCCTGGAAGGGCTGCGGCGCACCTGGGACGTGCGGACCTGGTTCTGGGAATTCGTCGAGCAGTGCTGGTTCCTGGCCCGGGTCACCAGCATCCCGGTGATCTTGGTGGCGCTGCCGCTGGGCGCCACCGTGGCGCTGCAGGTCGGCCAGGTCGCCGCGCAGCTGGGCGCCCAGTCGGCCACCGGCGGCGCGGTGATCGTGGGCCTGGTCCGGGAGGTCGCCCCGATCGCGGCGGCGATGATCATCGCGGGGGCCGGCGGCTCGGCGATGACCGCCGACATGGGCACCCGCCGCATCCGCGACGAGCTGGACGCCATGGAGGTCATGGCGATCAACCCGATCCACCGGCTGGTCACCCCGCGGCTGTGGGCCGCCAGCCTGATCTCCACCCTGCTGGTGTCGCTGGTGGTGCTGTCGGGCGCGGCCGGCGGGTTCGTGTTCAACGTGCTGCTGCAGGACGTCACCCCCGGCGCCTACTTCGACGGCGCCACCTCGCTGCTGCAGACCTCCGACCTGGTGGTCACCCTGCTCAAGGCCTGGCTGTTCGGCATGATCGCCGGGATCGTGGCCTGCTACATGGGCATGAACTGCGCCTCCACCCCCGTGGGAGTGGGCCGGGCGGTCAACCAGGCCATCGTGGTGGCCTTCCTGCTGGTGTTCGCCCTCAACTACGTGATCACCACGGTCTACTTCATCGCCTACCCCCCGAAGATCGGATGA
- a CDS encoding MmoB/DmpM family protein: protein MTGTAPATGRPRTVGVDLQQNNEETRYVVEAIAKDNPDATIRHLPGLIKIQTPGTLVIRRETVEELLGRPWETHEFQLSIVSYYGHVDEWDDDQIVIKWSH from the coding sequence ATGACCGGCACCGCCCCCGCCACCGGACGGCCCCGCACCGTGGGGGTCGACCTGCAGCAAAACAACGAGGAGACCCGCTACGTCGTCGAGGCGATCGCAAAGGACAACCCCGACGCCACCATCCGGCACCTGCCGGGCCTGATCAAGATCCAGACCCCCGGGACGCTGGTGATCCGCAGAGAGACGGTCGAGGAGCTGCTCGGCCGGCCCTGGGAGACCCACGAGTTCCAGCTGTCGATCGTCTCCTACTACGGCCATGTGGACGAGTGGGACGACGACCAGATCGTCATCAAGTGGAGCCACTGA
- a CDS encoding phenol hydroxylase subunit P4 — MPVRAITEDYDFPSRSRAELYGDDQLVHVLWRGNMMFCSAACFRAPKAMTWGDFLTQMVDPWASSDPDYLPGSPRKWVLDGREFTPEADRTLAELGVGHKSLLEFEV, encoded by the coding sequence ATGCCGGTACGCGCGATCACCGAGGACTACGACTTCCCCTCCCGTTCCCGGGCCGAGCTGTACGGCGACGACCAGCTCGTCCACGTGCTGTGGCGCGGCAACATGATGTTCTGCTCCGCCGCCTGCTTCCGCGCCCCCAAGGCGATGACCTGGGGAGACTTCCTCACCCAGATGGTGGACCCGTGGGCGTCCTCCGACCCGGACTACCTCCCCGGCTCCCCGCGCAAGTGGGTGCTGGACGGGCGCGAGTTCACCCCCGAGGCCGACCGGACGCTGGCCGAACTCGGCGTGGGACATAAGAGCCTGCTCGAGTTCGAGGTCTGA